One window of Ziziphus jujuba cultivar Dongzao chromosome 5, ASM3175591v1 genomic DNA carries:
- the LOC107420689 gene encoding uncharacterized protein LOC107420689, translating into MAWGNICRRRMKVFAVAIIIYLDYKAIQQREKWTSKSKRAALWERAHERNAKRVLNLIVELEGLWVKLGQYLSTRADVLPQAYIDLLRQLQDSLPPRPLQEVCRNIEKELGKPMTDMFSDFVKIPLATASIAQVHRATLLNGQEVVVKVQHEGIKAVILEDLKNAKSIVDWIAWAEPQYNFNPMIDEWCKEAPKELDFNHEAENTRTVSKNLGCKTKDDGNVNTNRVDVLIPDVIQSTEKVLILEYMDGIRLNDSESLEAFAIDKQKIIEEITRAYAHQIYIDGFFNGDPHPGNFLVSKEPPHRPILLDFGLTKGLSRSMKQALAKMFLASAEGDHVALLSAFAEMGLKLRLDMPEQAMDVTTVFFRNSTSAKEALETMKALAENRNKNLKIIQEKMKFTQKEVKRFNPVDAFPGDIVIFTRVLNLLRGLSSTMNVRIVYLDIMRPFAESVLQGSINKGPMVNDQWIYDTPVLSEVEAKLRKLLVELGNNNKILGIQVCAYKDGKVIIDTAAGVLGKYDPRPVQPDSLFPVFSVTKGVTAGMLHWLVDNGKLKLDENIANIWPEFGSNGKDLIKVHHVLNHTSGLHNAMADVVKENPLLLSDWDECLNNIAMSVPETEPGQVQLYHYLSFGWLCGGIIEHASGKKFQEILEEALIHPLQIEGELYIGIPPGVESRLAALTLDIDDLSKLSELSSRTDLPSTFQSGNISQVVTTLPAIFNMLNTRRAIIPAANGHCSARALARYYAALVDGGVVPPPHPSSSKPLLGSHPHIPKFSSEKPPKKQKCSKNKEVVAVSKFKNKRYDQNQNHGKDVEIGNHSRDISTDSLSRLVDDASTSNSRNDSIISDNTLSNCGGKMFSNPRIHDAFMGVGECGNLALPDGRFGLGFRNYFSKEGSIIGFGHSGMGGSTGFCDIENRFAISVTLNKMSLGAVTASVIHLVCSELNIPVPEEYLRLKEMGSDAQLSLGRPLIN; encoded by the exons ATGGCCTGGGGAAACATCTGCAGAAGACGCATGAAAGTATTCGCAGTGGCTATAATAATATACCTAGATTACAAG GCTATACAACAAAGAGAGAAATGGACCAGCAAATCAAAAAGAGCTGCTTTATGGGAGAGGGCACACGAGCGCAATGCTAAACGTGTTCTCAACTTGATTGTAGAGTTGGAAGGTTTGTGGGTAAAGCTTGGGCAATACCTGTCAACACGCGCTGATGTGCTTCCTCAGGCTTATATAGACCTTCTCAGGCAGTTGCAGGATTCTCTTCCTCCTCGTCCTTTGCAAGAG GTTTGTCGGAATATAGAGAAAGAGTTGGGCAAGCCAATGACTGATATGTTCtcagattttgtgaaaattccTCTTGCAACTGCATCA ATAGCACAAGTACATCGAGCAACTCTGCTTAATGGCCAGGAGGTAGTAGTTAAAGTCCAACACGAGGGCATCAAGGCAGTCATATTGGAG GATTTGAAGAATGCAAAGTCAATTGTCGACTGGATAGCTTGGGCAGAGCCTCAgtataattttaatccaatgaTAGATGAATGGTGCAAAGAAGCTCCTAAAGAACTTGACTTCAATCATGAAGCTG AAAATACTAGAACAGTGTCTAAAAACCTTGGCTGCAAGACGAAAGATGATGGTAACGTGAATACAAATCGAGTGGATGTTTTGATTCCAGATGTTATTCAG TCAACAGAAAAAGTCCTCATTTTAGAGTATATGGATGGCATTCGGTTGAATGACTCTGAATCACTGGAAGCTTTTGCGATTGACAAACAAAAGATTATTGAAGAAATTACACGTGCATATGCTCACCAAATCTATATTGATGGTTTCTTCAATGGTGATCCTCATCCTG GAAATTTTCTAGTGAGCAAGGAACCTCCGCATCGTCCAATTTTACTTGATTTTGGGCTTACAAAAGGACTGTCGAGGTCTATGAAACAGGCTCTAGCAAAGATGTTTCTGGCATCTGCTGAG GGGGACCATGTAGCTCTTTTGTCTGCTTTCGCAGAAATGGGACTTAAGCTGCGCCTGGACATGCCAGAGCAGGCAATGGATGTAACAACTGTATTCTTTCGTAATTCAACATCTGCAAAGGAGGCTTTG GAAACAATGAAAGCTTTGGCTGAGAATCGAAACAAAAACTTGAAGATTATACAAGAGAAGATGAAATTCACCCAAAAAGAGGTTAAACGCTTTAATCCT GTTGATGCATTTCCTGGTGATATTGTGATTTTTACACGGGTCCTTAATCTTCTTAGag GGCTTTCTTCGACAATGAATGTTCGCATAGTATATCTTGATATCATGAGACCATTTGCCGAATCTGTTCTGCAGGG GAGCATTAATAAGGGACCAATGGTTAATGATCAGTGGATATATGACACACCTGTCCTCTCTGAGGTGGAGGCCAAGCTGAGGAAACTTCTAGTTGAGCTAGGGAATAACAACAAAATACTTGGAATCCAG GTATGCGCCTACAAAGATGGAAAGGTTATTATTGACACTGCTGCTGGAGTGCTTGGTAAATATGATCCCCGTCCAGTTCAGCCAGATAGCCTATTTCCAGTTTTCTCTGTAACAAAGGGTGTCACGGCAGGAATGCTGCATTGGCTGGTTGACAATGG AAAGTTGAAGCTCGACGAAAATATTGCAAATATATGGCCCGAATTCGGATCAAATGGAAAGGATCTTATAAAG GTCCATCATGTGCTTAACCATACATCTGGTCTGCACAATGCCATGGCAGATGTTGTTAAAGAAAACCCACTTCTGCTGTCTGACTGGGATGAATGTCTGAATAACATTGCAATGTCAGTACCCGAGACTGAACCTGGACAGGTCCAGTTGTATCACTATCTATCTTTTGGCTGGCTCTGTGGTGGAATTATTGAG CATGCATCTGGGAAAAAGTTTCAGGAGATTCTTGAAGAAGCATTGATTCACCCCCTCCAAATTGAAGGCGAGCTATACATTGGAATTCCACCAG GGGTAGAATCTCGACTTGCAGCCCTCACATTGGACATAGATGATCTGAGCAAGCTCTCTGAGCTGAGCAGTCGGACTGACCTGCCCTCTACCTTCCAGTCAGGCAACATTTCTCAAGTTGTAACAACACTACCTGCTATCTTCAACATGCTTAACACTCGTCGTGCTATCATACCTGCCGCTAACGGACATTGCTCGGCTCGTGCACTTGCACGTTATTATGCAGCCCTAGTTGATGGCGGTGTGGTTCCACCTCCGCATCCCTCTTCCTCAAAACCTCTGCTTGGTAGCCACCCTCACATCCCTAAATTTTCATCCGAAAAACCACCCAAAAAGCAAAAATGTAGCAAAAATAAAGAAGTAGTTGCTGTCTCAAAGTTTAAAAACAAACGCTAcgatcaaaatcaaaatcatggTAAAGATGTTGAAATTGGTAATCATAGTAGAGACATAAGCACCGATAGTTTAAGTAGGCTTGTTGACGATGCTAGCACTAGCAATAGTAGAAATGACTCTATCATAAGTGATAACACCCTAAGTAATTGTGGTGGTAAGATGTTTAGTAACCCTAGAATTCATGATGCTTTTATGGGTGTGGGTGAATGTGGGAATTTAGCATTGCCAGATGGGAGATTTGGATTAGGTTTTAGGAATTACTTTTCGAAGGAGGGTTCTATTATTGGATTTGGACACTCTGGAATGGGTGGATCAACTGGATTTTGTGATATAGAAAATAGGTTTGCTATTTCTGTGACCTTGAACAAAATGTCATTGGGTGCTGTTACCGCCAGTGTCATTCATTTGGTTTGTTCCGAGTTGAATATTCCAGTTCCAGAGGAATATTTGAGACTTAAAGAGATGGGTTCTGATGCACAATTAAGTTTAGGTAGACCTTTGATAAATTGA
- the LOC125418165 gene encoding uncharacterized protein LOC125418165 isoform X1: protein MSSSNVYVTISHLLSAILFSSAAFVILVSTKTLSYSEVCRDRSGDYPTLPIIAAMVDNGWMYDTPVHSDVEAKLRHLLVDLQNDTLGVQVCAYKDGEVIIDTAAGVLGENDARPVQPDTLFPVFSVTKGIAAGMLHWLVDNGKLKFDENVANIWPEFGSNVKDLIKVHHVLNHTSGLHNAMSDVFKENQLLLSDWGGCLNHIAKSVPETEPGESQLYHHLSFGWLCGGIIEHASGKKFQEILEEAFIHPLQIEGELYIGIPPGVESRLATIAVDTDSMVKFSKLGNQPILPSSLQRANIPQIAPKIAATFNMLNIRRAIMPSSNGHCSARALTRYYAALVDGGVVPPPHSSSSKPPLGSHSHIPTFSSQNSPKRQQDHKKDDGNGNHSSGNTSSDSFTELVDHDAKPSTNYVGKIFRNSRIHNAFLGVGEYRNLAQPDGKFGLGFIRYISKEGSLIGFGHAGLGGSAGFCDIENRFAISVTLNNMSFGDLTASIIHLICSELNITVPKEFSIFIEKGPDGQ from the exons atGTCATCGTCCAACGTGTATGTCACCATCAGTCATCTGCTATCTGCTATTCTCTTTAGTTCTGCAGCGTTTGTTATACTTGTAAGCACCAAAACACTATCTTACTCCGAAGTTTGTCGGGATCGTTCAGGGGACTATCCGACTCTCCCGATTATTGCAG CAATGGTTGATAATGGGTGGATGTATGATACACCTGTGCATTCTGATGTGGAAGCCAAGCTGAGACACCTCCTCGTTGACCTTCAAAATGATACACTTGGAGTCCAG GTATGCGCTTATAAAGATGGAGAGGTTATTATTGACACTGCTGCTGGAGTGCTCGGTGAAAATGATGCTCGTCCCGTTcagcctgataccctttttccAGTTTTTTCTGTAACCAAGGGTATCGCGGCAGGAATGTTGCATTGGTTGGTTGACAATGG AAAATTGAAGTTTGATGAAAATGTTGCAAATATATGGCCAGAATTTGGTTCAAATGTAAAGGATCTAATAAAG GTCCATCATGTGCTTAATCATACATCGGGTCTGCATAATGCTATGTCAGACGTTTTTAAAGAAAACCAACTACTACTCTCTGACTGGGGTGGATGTTTGAATCACATTGCAAAGTCAGTACCTGAGACTGAACCTGGCGAGTCGCAATTGTATCACCATCTATCTTTTGGCTGGCTGTGTGGTGGAATTATTGAG CATGCATCTGGGAAAAAGTTTCAGGAGATTCTTGAAGAAGCATTCATCCACCCCCTCCAAATTGAAGGGGAGCTATATATTGGAATCCCTCCAG GTGTTGAATCTCGACTTGCAACCATTGCGGTAGATACAGATTCTATGGTCAAGTTTTCTAAGTTGGGCAATCAGCCCATTCTGCCCTCTAGCTTACAGCGAGCCAACATTCCTCAAATTGCTCCAAAAATTGCTGCTACGTTCAACATGCTCAACATTCGTCGTGCTATCATGCCATCTTCTAATGGGCATTGCTCAGCCCGTGCACTTACACGTTACTATGCAGCCTTAGTTGATGGAGGTGTGGTTCCACCTCCACATTCTTCTTCCTCAAAACCCCCACTTGGTAGCCACTCTCACATCCCTACATTTTCTTCCCAAAATTCACCCAAAAGGCAACAAGATCATAAAAAAGATGATGGGAATGGAAATCATAGCAGTGGTAACACCAGCAGTGATAGTTTCACTGAGCTCGTTGATCACGACGCTAAGCCTTCAACTAATTATGTTGGTAAGATATTTAGAAACTCTAGAATTCATAATGCTTTCTTGGGTGTGGGTGAATATAGGAATTTAGCTCAGCCAGATGGGAAATTTGGACTAGGTTTTATAAGGTACATTTCAAAGGAGGGTTCCCTTATTGGATTTGGGCACGCTGGATTGGGTGGGTCTGCTGGATTTTGTGATATAGAAAATAGGTTTGCTATTTCTGTGACCTTGAACAACATGTCATTTGGTGATTTGACTGCCAGCATTATTCATTTGATTTGTTCAGAGTTGAATATCACTGTACCAAAggaattttcaatatttatagaGAAGGGTCCTGATGGACAATAA
- the LOC125418165 gene encoding uncharacterized protein LOC125418165 isoform X2 has protein sequence MVDNGWMYDTPVHSDVEAKLRHLLVDLQNDTLGVQVCAYKDGEVIIDTAAGVLGENDARPVQPDTLFPVFSVTKGIAAGMLHWLVDNGKLKFDENVANIWPEFGSNVKDLIKVHHVLNHTSGLHNAMSDVFKENQLLLSDWGGCLNHIAKSVPETEPGESQLYHHLSFGWLCGGIIEHASGKKFQEILEEAFIHPLQIEGELYIGIPPGVESRLATIAVDTDSMVKFSKLGNQPILPSSLQRANIPQIAPKIAATFNMLNIRRAIMPSSNGHCSARALTRYYAALVDGGVVPPPHSSSSKPPLGSHSHIPTFSSQNSPKRQQDHKKDDGNGNHSSGNTSSDSFTELVDHDAKPSTNYVGKIFRNSRIHNAFLGVGEYRNLAQPDGKFGLGFIRYISKEGSLIGFGHAGLGGSAGFCDIENRFAISVTLNNMSFGDLTASIIHLICSELNITVPKEFSIFIEKGPDGQ, from the exons ATGGTTGATAATGGGTGGATGTATGATACACCTGTGCATTCTGATGTGGAAGCCAAGCTGAGACACCTCCTCGTTGACCTTCAAAATGATACACTTGGAGTCCAG GTATGCGCTTATAAAGATGGAGAGGTTATTATTGACACTGCTGCTGGAGTGCTCGGTGAAAATGATGCTCGTCCCGTTcagcctgataccctttttccAGTTTTTTCTGTAACCAAGGGTATCGCGGCAGGAATGTTGCATTGGTTGGTTGACAATGG AAAATTGAAGTTTGATGAAAATGTTGCAAATATATGGCCAGAATTTGGTTCAAATGTAAAGGATCTAATAAAG GTCCATCATGTGCTTAATCATACATCGGGTCTGCATAATGCTATGTCAGACGTTTTTAAAGAAAACCAACTACTACTCTCTGACTGGGGTGGATGTTTGAATCACATTGCAAAGTCAGTACCTGAGACTGAACCTGGCGAGTCGCAATTGTATCACCATCTATCTTTTGGCTGGCTGTGTGGTGGAATTATTGAG CATGCATCTGGGAAAAAGTTTCAGGAGATTCTTGAAGAAGCATTCATCCACCCCCTCCAAATTGAAGGGGAGCTATATATTGGAATCCCTCCAG GTGTTGAATCTCGACTTGCAACCATTGCGGTAGATACAGATTCTATGGTCAAGTTTTCTAAGTTGGGCAATCAGCCCATTCTGCCCTCTAGCTTACAGCGAGCCAACATTCCTCAAATTGCTCCAAAAATTGCTGCTACGTTCAACATGCTCAACATTCGTCGTGCTATCATGCCATCTTCTAATGGGCATTGCTCAGCCCGTGCACTTACACGTTACTATGCAGCCTTAGTTGATGGAGGTGTGGTTCCACCTCCACATTCTTCTTCCTCAAAACCCCCACTTGGTAGCCACTCTCACATCCCTACATTTTCTTCCCAAAATTCACCCAAAAGGCAACAAGATCATAAAAAAGATGATGGGAATGGAAATCATAGCAGTGGTAACACCAGCAGTGATAGTTTCACTGAGCTCGTTGATCACGACGCTAAGCCTTCAACTAATTATGTTGGTAAGATATTTAGAAACTCTAGAATTCATAATGCTTTCTTGGGTGTGGGTGAATATAGGAATTTAGCTCAGCCAGATGGGAAATTTGGACTAGGTTTTATAAGGTACATTTCAAAGGAGGGTTCCCTTATTGGATTTGGGCACGCTGGATTGGGTGGGTCTGCTGGATTTTGTGATATAGAAAATAGGTTTGCTATTTCTGTGACCTTGAACAACATGTCATTTGGTGATTTGACTGCCAGCATTATTCATTTGATTTGTTCAGAGTTGAATATCACTGTACCAAAggaattttcaatatttatagaGAAGGGTCCTGATGGACAATAA
- the LOC107420657 gene encoding uncharacterized protein LOC107420657 — MVDNGWIYDTPLHSHVEAKLSHLLVDLQNDILGIQVCAYKDGEVIIDTAAGVLGENDPRPVQPDTLFPVFSVTKGVTAGMLHWLVDNGKLKFDENVANIWPEFGSNGKDLIKVHHVLNHTSGLHNAMSDVFKENQELLSDWDGCLNYIAKLVPETEPGESQLYHGQSFGWLCGGIIEHASGKKFQEILEEAFIHPLQIEGELYIGIPSGVESRLATIAVDTDSMMKFSKLGNQPNLPSSLQLANIPQIAPKIAATFNMLNIRRAIMPSSNGHCSARALARYYAALVDGGVVPPPHSSSSKPLLGSHTHIPTFSFQNSPKKQQDHKQDVGDVEGGNHSSGNTSSDSFTKIDDHDTNPSSNYVGKIFRNSRIHDAFLGVGGYGNLAQPDGKFGLGFIRYISKEGSLIGFGHAGLGGSAGFCDIQNRFAISVTLNKMSFGDLTASIIHLVCSELNIPVPE; from the exons ATGGTTGATAATGGGTGGATCTATGATACACCTTTGCATTCTCATGTGGAGGCCAAGCTGAGCCACCTCCTCGTTGACCTTCAAAATGACATACTTGGAATCCAG GTATGCGCTTATAAAGATGGAGAGGTTATTATTGACACTGCTGCTGGAGTGCTCGGTGAAAATGATCCTCGTCCCGTTcagcctgataccctttttccAGTTTTTTCTGTAACCAAGGGTGTCACAGCAGGAATGTTGCATTGGTTGGTTGACAATGG AAAATTGAAGTTTGATGAAAATGTTGCAAATATATGGCCAGAATTTGGTTCGAATGGGAAGGATCTCATAAAG GTCCATCATGTGCTTAATCATACATCGGGTCTGCATAATGCCATGTCAGATGTTTTTAAAGAAAACCAAGAACTACTGTCTGACTGGGATGGATGTTTGAATTATATTGCAAAGTTAGTACCTGAGACTGAACCTGGCGAGTCGCAATTGTATCACGGTCAATCTTTTGGCTGGCTGTGTGGTGGAATTATTGAG CATGCATCTGGGAAAAAGTTTCAGGAGATTCTTGAAGAAGCATTCATACACCCGCTCCAAATTGAAGGGGAGCTATATATTGGAATTCCTTCAG GTGTTGAATCTCGACTTGCAACCATTGCCGTAGATACAGATTCTATGATGAAGTTTTCAAAGTTGGGCAATCAGCCCAATCTGCCCTCTAGCTTACAGCTAGCCAACATTCCTCAAATTGCTCCAAAAATTGCTGCTACATTCAACATGCTCAACATTCGTCGTGCTATCATGCCATCTTCTAATGGGCATTGCTCAGCTCGTGCACTTGCACGTTACTATGCAGCCTTAGTTGATGGAGGTGTGGTTCCACCTCCACATTCTTCTTCCTCAAAACCCCTACTTGGCAGCCACACCCACATCCCTAcattttctttccaaaattcaccCAAAAAGCAACAAGATCATAAACAAGATGTAGGAGATGTTGAGGGTGGAAATCATAGTAGTGGTAACACCAGCAGTGATAGTTTCACAAAGATCGATGATCATGACACTAACCCTTCAAGTAATTATGTTGGTAAGATATTTAGAAACTCTAGAATTCATGATGCTTTCTTGGGTGTGGGTGGATATGGGAATTTAGCTCAGCCAGATGGGAAATTTGGACTAGGTTTTATAAGGTACATTTCAAAAGAGGGTTCCCTTATTGGATTTGGGCATGCTGGACTGGGTGGATCGGCTGGATTTTGTGATATACAAAATAGGTTTGCTATTTCTGTGACCTTGAACAAAATGTCGTTTGGTGATTTGACTGCCAGCATTATTCATTTGGTATGTTCAGAGTTGAATATCCCGGTACCAGAGTaa
- the LOC107420690 gene encoding uncharacterized protein LOC107420690, with the protein MVDDGWIYDTPVHSDVEAKLRNFLVDRRNDIIGIQVCAYKDGEVIIDTAAGVLGETDPRPVQPDTLFPVFSVTKSITSGMLHWLVDNGKMKFDENVANIWPEFGSNGKDAIKVHHVLNHTSGLPNAMSDLLKENQLQLSDWDGCLNRIAMSVPETEPGELQLHHYLSFGWLCGGIIEHASGKKFQEILEEAFVHPLQIEGELYIGIPPGVESRLATLTLDTDSLSKFSNLGNQPDLPSSLQPVNIPHIATTLASMFNMLNFRRALIPGANGHCSARALARYYAALVDGGMVPPLHSSSSKPPLGSHPHIPTLSSQNSPKKQQDYKQNQEDVESGNHSSKDHDTNTSNRNESICDKILVTNPSSNYAGNLFRNPRIHDAFLGVGQYGNLVKADGKYGLGFERCTSKEGSLVGFGLSGMGGSIGLCNLKNRFAIAVTLNRLSFTSFTSNIIDLVCSELNIL; encoded by the exons ATGGTCGATGATGGGTGGATATATGATACGCCTGTCCACTCTGATGTGGAGGCCAAGCTGAGGAACTTCCTTGTAGACCGTCGAAATGATATAATTGGAATCCAG GTATGCGCTTATAAAGATGGAGAGGTTATTATTGACACTGCTGCTGGAGTGCTTGGTGAAACTGATCCTCGTCCAGTTcagcctgataccctttttccAGTTTTTTCTGTAACCAAGAGTATCACATCAGGAATGTTGCATTGGCTGGTTGACAATGG AAAAATGAAGTTTGATgaaaatgtagcaaatataTGGCCAGAATTTGGATCAAATGGGAAGGATGCCATAAAG GTCCATCATGTGCTTAATCATACGTCTGGTCTGCCTAATGCCATGTCAGACCTTCTTAAAGAAAACCAACTACAACTGTCTGACTGGGATGGATGTTTGAATCGCATTGCAATGTCTGTACCTGAGACTGAACCTGGCGAGTTGCAATTGCATCACTATCTATCTTTTGGCTGGCTTTGTGGTGGAATTATTGAA CATGCATCTGGGAAAAAATTTCAGGAGATTCTTGAAGAAGCATTCGTTCACCCCCTCCAAATTGAAGGGGAGCTATATATTGGAATTCCTCCAG GTGTTGAATCTCGACTTGCAACCCTCACGCTAGATACAGATTCTCTGAGCAAGTTCTCTAACTTAGGCAATCAGCCTGATCTGCCCTCTAGTTTACAGCCTGTCAACATTCCCCATATCGCAACAACACTTGCTTCTATGTTTAACATGCTCAACTTCCGTCGTGCACTCATACCTGGTGCCAATGGACATTGCTCAGCCCGTGCACTTGCACGTTACTATGCAGCCTTAGTTGATGGAGGTATGGTTCCGCCTCTGCATTCTTCTTCCTCAAAACCCCCACTTGGTAGCCACCCCCACATTCCTACACTTTCTTCCCAAAATTCACCGAAAAAGCAACAAGATTATAAACAGAACCAAGAAGATGTTGAGAGTGGAAATCATAGTAGTAAGGATCATGACACTAACACTAGCAATAGAAATGAGTCCATATGTGACAAGATTTTAGTGACTAACCCTTCAAGTAATTATGCTGGTAATTTATTTAGAAATCCTAGAATTCATGATGCTTTCTTGGGTGTGGGGCAATATGGAAATTTGGTTAAGGCTGATGGAAAATATGGACTTGGGTTTGAGAGGTGCACTTCAAAGGAGGGTTCCCTTGTCGGCTTTGGACTCTCTGGAATGGGAGGGTCAATTGGACTTTGTAACCTGAAAAATAGGTTTGCTATAGCTGTGACATTGAACAGGCTCTCATTCACTTCTTTCACTTCCAACATCATTGATCTCGTTTGTTCGGAGCTGAACATTCTCTGA